In a single window of the Flavobacterium sp. W4I14 genome:
- a CDS encoding putative O-methyltransferase YrrM (product_source=COG4122; cath_funfam=3.40.50.150; cog=COG4122; pfam=PF13578; superfamily=53335), protein MLFQFITDYLKHRLTAKSRHGTHSPFVYKLADEVIYDFTDKSEYKNIEEQRKKLFNDDSIITVTDLGAGSHLNKNRTKKVSQIAKNALKSPRLAKLIYRLAKNTNPKSAIELGTCLGITTAYLATTSADTEVISIEGCPQTAEVAKKNFEDLNLENIELHVGNFDLILPDIIAKQPSLDFVYIDGNHRKDATLNYFNWCLPKINEDSLLIFDDIYWSEGMKEAWVEIKNHPDVTLTVDLFWIGLVYFKKGQAKEHFKLKF, encoded by the coding sequence ATGCTATTTCAATTTATTACAGATTACCTTAAACACCGTTTAACAGCAAAAAGCCGACATGGAACGCACTCACCATTCGTGTACAAGCTCGCTGATGAGGTAATTTACGATTTTACCGACAAATCTGAATACAAAAACATAGAAGAGCAACGAAAAAAACTTTTTAATGACGATTCGATAATCACTGTTACAGACCTTGGAGCGGGTTCTCACCTCAATAAAAATCGTACAAAAAAGGTAAGTCAGATTGCGAAGAATGCGTTGAAAAGTCCACGTTTGGCCAAACTGATTTATCGGTTGGCAAAAAATACAAATCCTAAAAGTGCTATAGAATTAGGTACCTGTCTTGGTATTACAACGGCTTATCTGGCCACAACAAGTGCTGATACAGAGGTAATTAGTATCGAAGGTTGCCCGCAAACGGCAGAGGTGGCGAAGAAAAATTTCGAGGATCTAAATTTAGAGAATATCGAACTTCATGTGGGCAATTTTGATTTGATCCTACCCGATATTATTGCCAAACAGCCAAGTTTAGATTTCGTTTACATTGACGGTAACCACCGCAAGGATGCTACCCTGAATTATTTTAACTGGTGTTTGCCGAAAATTAATGAAGATTCACTGTTGATTTTTGACGATATTTATTGGAGCGAAGGCATGAAAGAAGCCTGGGTTGAAATTAAAAACCATCCTGATGTTACCCTAACAGTAGATTTGTTCTGGATCGGCTTGGTTTACTTTAAAAAAGGACAGGCAAAAGAACACTTTAAGCTTAAATTTTAA
- a CDS encoding putative membrane protein (product_source=COG4291; cog=COG4291; pfam=PF07077; superfamily=82861; transmembrane_helix_parts=Inside_1_12,TMhelix_13_35,Outside_36_39,TMhelix_40_62,Inside_63_82,TMhelix_83_105,Outside_106_114,TMhelix_115_137,Inside_138_196,TMhelix_197_219,Outside_220_223): MEIEPKLEGIQKRSALFILLISLFSGIAFYLVSLFIKMSVLTHIMLGWDAFCLMLITLHWYMFFHTSAAETHLKAKMQDETRGEIFAIVLVSTFAGLLAVILLLINKDIEPLDLVVAITGMFLSWFLVHTTFSMRYAHLYYGDDKKKHIDKKGAGLEFPGDDEPDFIDFAYFSFVLGMTFQVSDVEISDRKIRRLSLLHSLIAFIFNTVIVALTINALAGLSK; the protein is encoded by the coding sequence ATGGAAATCGAACCGAAATTAGAAGGTATCCAAAAACGGTCAGCGTTGTTTATTTTGTTGATTAGTCTTTTTTCGGGGATCGCTTTTTATTTGGTTTCACTTTTTATTAAAATGAGTGTGCTTACACACATTATGCTGGGCTGGGATGCATTTTGTTTGATGCTGATTACCCTTCATTGGTATATGTTTTTTCATACTTCCGCTGCCGAAACGCACCTTAAAGCTAAAATGCAGGATGAAACCCGGGGCGAAATTTTTGCCATTGTGTTGGTTTCTACCTTTGCTGGTCTGCTTGCCGTAATTTTGTTGCTGATTAATAAAGATATTGAACCACTCGATTTAGTGGTAGCCATAACAGGTATGTTTTTGTCGTGGTTTTTGGTGCACACAACCTTTAGCATGCGTTATGCACACCTTTATTATGGCGACGATAAGAAGAAGCATATTGATAAAAAAGGAGCAGGACTTGAATTTCCTGGAGATGATGAGCCTGATTTTATCGATTTCGCCTATTTTTCTTTCGTGCTCGGCATGACTTTCCAGGTTTCTGATGTAGAAATTTCAGATCGGAAGATCAGGCGGCTTTCCCTTTTACACAGTTTAATCGCCTTTATCTTTAATACTGTAATTGTAGCGTTAACCATTAACGCATTGGCTGGGTTAAGTAAATAA
- a CDS encoding N-acetylmuramoyl-L-alanine amidase (product_source=KO:K01448; cath_funfam=3.40.630.40; cog=COG0860; ko=KO:K01448; pfam=PF01520,PF05569; superfamily=53187; transmembrane_helix_parts=Outside_1_3,TMhelix_4_23,Inside_24_29,TMhelix_30_52,Outside_53_96,TMhelix_97_116,Inside_117_183,TMhelix_184_206,Outside_207_225,TMhelix_226_248,Inside_249_268,TMhelix_269_286,Outside_287_517) encodes MILIYLLKVSACTVIFFAAYQFLLAKLTFFNLNRAYLLIMLVLSFSIPAVTIENRQEVMVASQEIPSKIAYSNDGFVEQDFVDEGNAANTNINWDQVLMYGYCLVLAALVFRMLFMMAHIQMQLRKHAIERSGAVILVDAESTIKNCSFFNQIIVDSSLQHEEKNLVIKHEYIHVKQLHAVDKLLVNFVTAILWFNPIIYFWRNAIDHNHEFLADRETSKVADKKVYASLLLNLAMPTKNLAINSFSKLPLKNRIMMLYKEPNAKLQKLAYLAIVPVLMICCMAFINRKEIIVEKTSVGNQASVDAPTKPNVYAMNYLNSNIKVNPNTAFNEVEPTLVIDAGHGGKDGAVSTLDGQKEKDLNLRAVKILREEAAKRGIKVILTRNSDQFISLRDRLPKQEATAFISIHHNATLANAAVPFGGIEVYVSKLNSNIKTAEDLGAGILSNLKQIKGMEVRDSLKNANLLLLRESKVPAVLIELGNISDNKILDYITQEKNIRRISNLILDGFVAFSKRGC; translated from the coding sequence ATGATTTTAATTTACTTATTAAAAGTATCGGCCTGTACCGTAATCTTCTTTGCAGCCTATCAGTTCTTACTGGCTAAACTCACGTTTTTTAACCTGAACCGTGCTTATTTATTAATAATGCTGGTGTTGAGTTTTAGTATTCCGGCAGTTACCATCGAAAACCGTCAGGAAGTAATGGTTGCCAGCCAGGAGATCCCGTCAAAAATAGCTTATAGCAACGATGGTTTTGTTGAGCAGGATTTTGTAGATGAAGGTAATGCTGCTAACACTAACATAAACTGGGATCAAGTGCTCATGTATGGCTACTGCTTGGTTTTAGCCGCCCTTGTTTTTAGAATGCTTTTTATGATGGCACATATTCAGATGCAATTGCGAAAACATGCCATTGAAAGGAGTGGAGCTGTTATCTTGGTCGATGCGGAATCAACCATAAAAAACTGTTCTTTTTTTAACCAGATTATTGTCGACTCCTCTTTGCAGCATGAAGAAAAGAACCTGGTAATTAAACATGAATACATTCATGTGAAGCAGTTGCATGCTGTCGACAAACTTTTAGTCAATTTCGTTACTGCAATCCTTTGGTTTAACCCCATTATTTATTTCTGGCGGAATGCCATCGATCATAACCACGAATTTCTGGCCGACCGTGAAACTTCGAAAGTTGCAGATAAGAAGGTTTATGCTTCTTTACTTTTAAATCTGGCTATGCCAACCAAAAATTTAGCCATTAATAGTTTTAGTAAACTTCCACTAAAAAATAGAATTATGATGTTGTATAAAGAACCAAACGCCAAGCTGCAAAAGCTTGCCTATTTAGCCATTGTTCCGGTTTTAATGATCTGCTGTATGGCATTCATAAACCGCAAAGAAATTATTGTTGAGAAAACGTCAGTAGGGAACCAGGCTTCTGTGGATGCACCGACAAAGCCAAATGTTTATGCGATGAACTATTTAAACAGCAATATTAAGGTTAATCCCAATACTGCTTTTAATGAAGTAGAACCTACATTGGTTATTGATGCCGGCCACGGTGGAAAAGATGGAGCTGTAAGTACCCTGGATGGGCAAAAGGAAAAAGACCTAAACCTAAGGGCGGTGAAAATCCTAAGAGAAGAAGCCGCAAAAAGAGGGATTAAAGTAATATTAACAAGAAATTCTGATCAGTTTATTTCACTTCGCGATCGTTTACCAAAACAAGAGGCTACGGCTTTTATCTCCATCCATCATAATGCAACACTTGCAAATGCGGCTGTACCTTTCGGTGGTATTGAAGTTTATGTCTCGAAACTGAACAGCAATATTAAAACTGCGGAAGATCTGGGTGCCGGAATTTTAAGCAATCTGAAACAGATTAAAGGGATGGAAGTAAGAGATTCATTAAAAAATGCAAACCTTTTATTGCTCCGCGAATCAAAAGTGCCTGCAGTTTTAATCGAGCTTGGAAATATATCAGACAATAAGATTCTTGATTACATCACTCAGGAGAAAAATATCCGAAGGATCAGTAATTTGATTTTAGATGGATTTGTAGCTTTTTCGAAACGTGGTTGTTAG
- a CDS encoding lipopolysaccharide export system protein LptA (product_source=COG1934; cath_funfam=2.60.450.10; cog=COG1934; pfam=PF05569; smart=SM00316; superfamily=54334; transmembrane_helix_parts=Outside_1_4,TMhelix_5_24,Inside_25_35,TMhelix_36_53,Outside_54_102,TMhelix_103_125,Inside_126_276,TMhelix_277_299,Outside_300_727) gives MEWLTYLLKVTACTVLFFGFYLLVLRKLTFFKINRFYLLASLLLSFIIPALQFEVKREITVMETEVPVNIPEIKPIAQVPVQLIQPIVVEYQPEIGNKIDWMVVIYYVYGITASLLLLVCLWRLFSLLKHTNGYTKNGDGLKMIIKTEGFTNCSFFNYVFINDEDLSTADLSILLKHEQVHARQYHSIDKIVLMVFKAVLWFNPVVYLYDKALEQIHEYEADEITSADFGNQEYANLLLKLAISKSDMPLIHNFVKSPIKDRIKMLFHAKSKNMKKLMYVLAIPVVMGLIWLFAVQVVYAQNKKEESKPSKDFYKGTLKGKVLKIEKTSVGGYTFDLLSEGKVYAVEATGFKEKIKIGDELIAYISGRIANMKRMDKSGKVTAETDGPIYNPTKVTTLTGKLIYEPKIDKHAFLYEANKARFASSKIKSIEKGANGKIEKIVLNDGFFTISLNLKTQNLKDDNFKAGDKVLVKFIGEKLVSKNTFSTDKMIVLYSEPKKYTIKNEALYNRFYLSDGKQKVAAMKNDTTKVAGPVEPKIISFKKIIGDVKHKVSYMENAVIDISNCRLEARYVELDQANNKMIAKNASLKNSKQNVMVKSNLMTFDLKKGDYRIDIGDETKTGNDLEKLINSIAHRDYIDNSEIDYNASDSVTISKDKSIISLFGNAKVFHNKTVLSGTKIVYNKKNSSVMVNNATMMSGDNKTVKADSIYFDLKTTKARLYGADFKR, from the coding sequence ATGGAATGGTTAACCTACCTACTCAAAGTTACCGCCTGTACGGTGTTATTCTTTGGCTTCTATCTGCTGGTTTTGAGAAAACTGACTTTTTTTAAAATCAACCGATTTTATTTGCTGGCTTCGCTATTGCTTAGTTTTATTATTCCTGCTTTGCAGTTCGAAGTTAAGCGCGAAATAACAGTAATGGAAACTGAGGTTCCGGTTAATATACCTGAAATAAAACCCATAGCTCAAGTGCCTGTTCAGCTTATTCAGCCCATTGTGGTGGAATACCAGCCAGAGATAGGGAATAAGATCGACTGGATGGTGGTGATCTATTACGTTTATGGTATTACAGCTTCGCTTTTATTGTTGGTTTGCCTGTGGCGTTTGTTCAGCTTGCTTAAGCATACTAATGGGTATACTAAAAATGGCGATGGCCTAAAGATGATTATCAAAACAGAAGGTTTTACCAACTGCTCTTTTTTCAACTATGTTTTTATAAATGATGAAGATTTAAGTACAGCCGATTTATCGATTTTGCTCAAACACGAACAGGTTCATGCCAGGCAATACCATTCGATAGATAAAATTGTTTTAATGGTTTTTAAAGCAGTTTTGTGGTTTAATCCTGTTGTTTACTTATATGATAAAGCTTTGGAACAGATACATGAGTATGAGGCAGATGAAATCACTTCTGCAGATTTTGGCAATCAGGAATACGCCAACCTCTTGTTAAAACTGGCGATCAGCAAAAGTGATATGCCCTTGATCCACAATTTTGTGAAGAGCCCGATTAAAGACCGGATTAAAATGTTGTTCCACGCTAAATCCAAAAATATGAAGAAATTAATGTATGTATTGGCAATACCTGTTGTCATGGGACTGATCTGGTTATTTGCTGTTCAGGTGGTATACGCGCAAAATAAAAAGGAGGAGAGTAAACCTTCAAAAGATTTTTATAAGGGAACATTGAAGGGAAAAGTGCTGAAAATTGAAAAAACTTCAGTGGGTGGCTATACATTCGATTTATTATCAGAAGGAAAAGTCTATGCGGTAGAAGCCACTGGCTTTAAAGAAAAGATTAAGATTGGCGATGAACTTATCGCTTACATATCTGGTAGGATTGCGAATATGAAGAGAATGGATAAAAGTGGTAAAGTTACCGCAGAAACAGATGGACCAATCTATAATCCGACAAAAGTAACGACCTTAACGGGAAAATTAATTTACGAACCAAAAATAGACAAGCACGCTTTTTTATATGAAGCCAATAAAGCACGTTTTGCTTCCTCTAAAATTAAATCTATTGAAAAAGGTGCCAATGGTAAGATTGAAAAAATTGTTTTGAATGATGGATTTTTTACCATCAGCCTAAACCTTAAAACACAGAACTTAAAGGATGACAATTTTAAAGCTGGCGATAAGGTACTGGTTAAATTTATCGGAGAAAAGTTGGTTTCAAAAAATACTTTTAGTACAGATAAAATGATTGTGCTGTATTCTGAACCTAAAAAATATACGATCAAAAATGAAGCGCTTTATAACCGGTTTTATCTTAGCGATGGCAAACAGAAGGTTGCTGCGATGAAAAATGATACAACAAAAGTCGCCGGACCAGTTGAGCCCAAAATCATTTCATTCAAAAAAATAATCGGGGATGTGAAGCATAAAGTTTCTTACATGGAAAATGCGGTTATCGATATTAGTAACTGCAGATTAGAAGCCAGGTATGTTGAGTTGGATCAAGCTAACAATAAAATGATCGCCAAAAATGCATCGCTTAAAAATTCTAAACAAAATGTGATGGTGAAGTCTAACCTTATGACGTTTGACCTAAAAAAAGGAGATTATCGTATTGATATTGGTGATGAAACCAAAACAGGCAATGATCTTGAAAAATTGATTAATTCTATTGCTCATCGTGATTATATAGACAATTCAGAGATAGATTACAACGCTAGTGACTCTGTTACAATAAGTAAGGATAAATCAATAATTTCTTTATTTGGAAATGCCAAGGTATTTCACAATAAAACAGTACTATCAGGAACGAAAATCGTTTATAATAAAAAGAACAGTTCGGTAATGGTAAACAATGCAACTATGATGTCAGGTGACAATAAAACGGTTAAGGCAGACAGCATATATTTTGATCTGAAAACCACAAAAGCTAGATTATATGGCGCTGATTTTAAACGCTAG
- a CDS encoding BlaI family penicillinase repressor (product_source=KO:K02171; cath_funfam=1.10.10.10,1.10.4040.10; cog=COG3682; ko=KO:K02171; pfam=PF03965; superfamily=46785) has translation MEELTKAEERIMQVLWKLQKAFVKDIIDELEEEPKPPYNTISSIVRLLEKKGYVNYKAYGKTYEYFPAITKDEYAKTTFSKLFSGYFDNSPTSLLSFMVKEEKLSEKDIEEIKKIINQDPKS, from the coding sequence ATGGAAGAATTAACCAAAGCGGAAGAGCGCATTATGCAGGTTTTATGGAAACTGCAAAAGGCATTTGTGAAAGATATTATTGATGAACTGGAAGAAGAACCTAAACCACCTTACAATACCATTTCCTCAATTGTCAGGCTTTTAGAGAAGAAAGGCTATGTTAATTATAAGGCCTATGGAAAAACTTACGAATACTTTCCGGCGATTACAAAAGATGAATATGCCAAAACTACCTTTTCGAAATTGTTTTCAGGTTATTTTGATAATTCTCCAACCAGCCTTTTATCGTTTATGGTAAAAGAAGAAAAACTAAGTGAAAAGGATATAGAAGAAATTAAAAAAATCATTAACCAAGATCCAAAATCATGA
- a CDS encoding regulator of sirC expression with transglutaminase-like and TPR domain (product_source=COG2912; cog=COG2912; pfam=PF13369), with amino-acid sequence MENNAEISALVKLLDDPDEEVFHHVEKKLLEYGGEVVHFLENAWEQSFDGLLQERIENIVHQIQFKTVKEDLNLWYLSGAFDLLQGALIINRYQYPDLDEQKVINQMEEIKRDIWLGLQYEMSSVEKVKLINHVLYQQYGFGGNTKNHHDPQNSYLNQVLESKKGNQISLAIIYSTLAQKLDLPVYGINLPQHFILGYIDDSKQEGSEYGVLFYINAFNRGNIFGKHDVDQFLRQLNLEALPEYYRPCSNSDIIRRVIRNLISAYENAGATDKVAELNELQDIIAEK; translated from the coding sequence ATGGAAAATAACGCAGAGATAAGTGCTTTAGTAAAATTGTTGGATGATCCTGACGAGGAAGTTTTCCATCATGTAGAGAAAAAACTGCTTGAATATGGTGGTGAAGTAGTACATTTTTTAGAAAATGCCTGGGAACAGTCTTTTGATGGCTTGTTGCAGGAGAGAATTGAAAATATTGTTCATCAGATCCAATTTAAAACGGTTAAAGAAGATTTAAACTTATGGTATTTAAGCGGTGCTTTTGATTTATTACAAGGCGCTTTGATTATTAACCGGTACCAATATCCGGATTTAGATGAGCAAAAGGTAATTAACCAGATGGAAGAAATTAAAAGGGATATCTGGTTGGGCCTTCAATATGAAATGAGCTCGGTTGAAAAAGTAAAACTGATCAATCACGTTCTATATCAACAATATGGCTTTGGTGGCAATACCAAAAACCATCACGACCCTCAAAATTCTTATTTAAACCAAGTTTTAGAAAGCAAAAAAGGCAACCAGATTTCGCTGGCTATTATCTATTCTACCCTGGCACAGAAATTAGATCTGCCTGTTTATGGAATCAATTTGCCACAGCACTTTATTTTGGGTTACATAGACGATAGCAAACAGGAAGGAAGTGAATATGGCGTACTTTTCTACATCAATGCTTTTAACCGTGGCAATATCTTCGGCAAACATGATGTGGATCAGTTTCTGCGCCAGCTTAATTTAGAGGCGCTGCCCGAATATTACAGGCCTTGCAGCAATAGCGATATTATCCGCCGGGTAATCAGAAACCTGATTTCGGC